The Haloferax volcanii DS2 DNA segment GCCGAGGAGTACCTCGACCTCGACTACCGGCGCGGCCTGCTCGACGCCGGCGATATCGAGTTCTTCGGCGGCAAACAGGAGCTCATCCGCCGCGGCTACGTCGACGACTGGGACGCCGCCGCGATGATGCACGCCGGCAGCGACACGCCCGAGCGGACGATTACGAGCGACTTCTCGACCAACGGCTTCGTCGGTAAGTTCGTCACCTACCGCGGGACCGAGGCGCACGCCGGCGCGGCCCCCGAGGAGGGCGTCAACGCGCTCAACGCCGCGATGCTCGGGATGAACGCGGTCCACGCCCAGCGCGAGCGCTTCCGCGACGAGGACCACGTCCGCGTCCACCCCATCATCACCCGCGGCGGCGACGGCGTCAACGTCGTCCCCGCCGAGGTGACGATGGAGTCGTACGTCCGCGCGGCCTCGGTCGAAGCGGTCGCGGACGCCAACGAGTCGGTCAATCGGGCGCTCGCCTCGGGCGCGATGGGCGTCGGCGGCGACGTGGAAATCGAGGACTACCCAGGCTACATGCCGCTTCGGACCGACGAGACGATAGTCGCGTTCTACGACGAGAACGCCCGCGACATCGTCGGTCCCGACGCGGTCACGCCGGGGACGCCGCACCTCTCGGGGTCGACCGACATGGGCGACATCACGCAACTCGTCCCCGGCATCCACCCGTGGACCGGCGGCTTCGAGGGCGCGGTCCACGCCCGCGACTTCCGCGTCGTCGACGAGGAGATGGCCTACGTCATCCCCGCGAAGCTCACCGCCTGCACGCTGGTCGACCTGCTCACCAGCCCCGAGGCGATGGCGGCGGTCCGCGAAGCGAAAGCCGAAAAGCGCAGTCGCGAAGAGTACCTCGACGCGGTCCGGTCGCTCCGGGCGACGACGACCGAGTCGTACCGGGACTGAGATGTCAGCGATGGGGGTTCCGCCCCGGAACTCTCCTCACACGTATCACATTTTCGGTGATTGTCTGACGCACATTTATGTCTCACGCGCGGGGCTATGTTACCCATGAGTAACCGGGTGGAGGAACTCGAATCCAAAGTCGCAGAACTTCAGGCCGCCGTCAACGGGCTCACCGAGGAGCTCGTCGAGACCAAAGAACGGCTCCGCCAGCTCGAAGACGCCAACGACGTGCAGGTCCCCTCGCGGGCCGCGACCCGTCGCGGCGACTGGGAGACCGAAGACCAGGCCGACGCGGAGGCCGCCGCCGCGGAGCCCGCCGACGCCGACGAGACCTCGCCGGCCGACGCCGACGAGACTAAACCGGACGAGGCCGACGAGACTGACGAAGGCGACGGCGAGGCGCCCGACGACGATATCATCGTCGCGTAATCGGGCGCGCCGTCCGAGCGAGCGCGCCCCGTGTTCATGCGGCGCGTTCCACCTGCGGGCGTCGCCCGCGTGAACACCAACCCATGCACATCAAAGAGCTCGTCCTTGACGGTTTCAAGAGCTTCGGGCGGCCGACTCGCATCCCGTTCTACGAGGATTTCACGGTCGTTACGGGCCCGAACGGTTCCGGCAAATCGAACATCATCGACGGCGTCCTCTTCGCGCTCGGCCTCGCCCGCACCCGCGGGATTCGCGCCGAGAAGCTGACGGACCTCATCTACAACCCCGGCCACGCCGACGGCAGCGACGAGGCCCCCGACAAGCCCAAGGAGGCCAGCGTCACGGTCGTCCTCGACAACTCCGAGGGGACGCTCGACCGCTCGCAGGTCGTCAACGCCGCCGGCACCGACAAAGTCGGCGGCGTCGAGGAGATAACTATCAAGCGCCGCGTCAAGGAGACGCCGGACAACTACTACTCGTACTACTACCTCAACGAGCGCTCGGTCAACCTCTCGGACATCAAGGACCTGCTCGCGCAGGCGGGCATCACTCCCGAGGGTTACAACGTCGTCATGCAGGGCGACGTGACCGAGATAATCAACATGACGCCCTACCAGCGGCGGGGCATCATCGACGAAATCGCGGGCGTCGCCGAGTTCGACGAGAAGAAAGACGCCGCCTTCGAGGAGTTGGAGGCGGTCGAAGAGCGCGTCGACGAGGCGGACCTCCGCATCGAGGAAAAGGAGGCGCGCCTCGACCAACTCGCCGACGAGCGCGAGACCGCCCTCACCTACAAGGGACTCCGCGAAGAGAAAGAGGAGTACGAGGGCTACCTGAAGGCGGCGGAGCTCGAAGACAAGCGCGACGACCTCTCGCGGACCGAATCGCGCATCGAGTCCACCGAGGCAGACCTCGAAGACCTGCAGGCCGAACTCGACGAGCGACAGGGCAAGGTCACCCGTCTCGAAGCGGACCTCGAAGACCTCACCCGCGAGATAGAGCGCAAGGGCGAGGACGAACAGCTCCGCATCAAGTCGGAGATGGAGGAGATAAAGGGCGACATCTCCCGGCTCGAAAACGCCATCGACGCCGCCGAGGAAAAGCGCGACGACGCCGAGGCCGAGCGCCGAAAGGCGTTCGTCGACATCGACCGCAAGCAAGAACAGATCGACGACCTCGAAGACGACATCCGCGAGGTCAAAGTCGAGAAGGCGTCGGTCAAAAGCGACATCCAGTCCAAGCGGGTCGAACTCTCCGAGGTGCAGGCCGAAATCGACTCGGTGGACACCGAGTTCGACGAGCTGAAGTCCGAACTCGCGGAGCGAAAGGAGACGCTCGACGAGCTCAAAGACGAGAAGAACGACCGCCAGCGCGCCAAGGACCGCCTGCTCGACGACGCGCGCCGCCGCTCGAACCAGATTTCGGAGACCCGGGACGAACTCGAACGCGCCCGCGAGCGCATCCCCGAACTGAAGGCGACCGTCTCCGACCTGCACAGCGAACTAGACACCGCCGAGAAGAACGAGGCGAAGATAGACGGCGTCATCGAGGACTTGCAGGCCGAGAAGGCCGACCTGAACGACGAACTTTCCGAGGTCACGGACGAACTCCAGACCAAGCAGTCCGAGTACGCCCGCCTCGAAGCCCGCGCTGGGAAGGACGGTGACAACTCGTGGCCCCGCGCCGTCACGACCATCCTCAACGCCGGTATCTCCGGCGTCCACGGCGCGGTCGGCCAACTCGGCTCGGTCGACGGCGAGTACGCGAAGGCCTGTGAGACGGCCGCCGGCGGCCGCCTCGCCAACGTCGTCGTCGACGACGACGGCGTGGGGTCGTCCTGTATCGGCCACCTGAAGTCCCGTAAAGCGGGCCGCGCGACGTTCCTGCCCATCACGAAGATGGACAACCGGAGCCTGCCGCGCGAGCCCGACAACCCCGGCGTCGTGGACTTCGCGCGCAACCTCGTCGACTACGATTCGCAGTACGAGTCGATTTTCTCGTACGTCCTCGGGTCGACGCTCGTCGTCGAGGACATGGAGACCGCCCGCGACCTGATGGGTGACTACCGAATGGTCACCCTCGACGGCGACCTCGTGGAGCGCTCCGGCGCGATGACCGGCGGCTCCGGCGGCGGCTCTCGCTACTCGTTTTCGAAGTCCGGCGAGGGCAAACTCGACCGCCTCGCGAAAGAGATTACGAAGCTCGAAGACCGCCGCCGCTCGCTCAACGAGGAGATTCGCGACATCGACGACGACCTCGACGACGCCCGCGGGCGGGCTTCCGACGCCGCCGACCGCGTTCGGACCATCGAGCGCGAAATCGAGGACGCCGAGGAGGATATCGAGGAGGCCGAAGCCGAAATCGACCGGCTCGAAGACCGCCTCGACGAACTCCAGTCCGAACGCGAGTCGGTGGACGAACAGATGTCCGACCTCGACGACGAAATCGCCGACCTCGACGACGAAATCGAGACGGTCGAGGCCGAAATCGAGGACATCGAAGCCGAACTCGCGGACTCCGAGATTCCGGAACTCACCGCCCGCGCCGACGATATTCGCGCGGACATCGACGACCTCGAAGACCGGATGTCCACGCTCGACGGCCGGCTCAACGAGATTCAACTCGAAAAGCAGTACGCCGAGGACGCGGTCGACGACCTCCACGACACGATCGAGGCCGCCCAAAACCGCAAGGCCGAGGCTCGGGAGTCCATCTCCGAGGCGGAGTCGACAATCGAGGAGCGCGAGGACGACCTCGAAGCCAAGCGCGAGGCGGTCGCCGAACTCGAGGAGGAACTGGTCGACCTCAAGGAGGACCGCACGGAGCTCCAAGACGACCTCCGCGAAGCTCGGAGCGCCCGCGACGAGAAGAAAGACCGGGTGAATGCGGTCGAATCCAAGCTCGAAAGCATGCGCTCGGCCGCCGAACGGCTCGAATGGGAAATCGACGAACTCCAGTCGCAGGTCGGAGACTACGACCCCGACGAGATTCCCGACCACGACACGGTCGAGTCGGAAATCGAGCGACTCACCGAGGAGATGGAGGAACTCGAACCGGTCAACATGCTCGCTATCGACGAGTACGACGACGTGAAAGCCGACCTCGAAGCCCTCCAAGAACGCCGCGACGTGCTGGTCGAAGAGCGGGACGCCATCGCCGACCGCATCGACCAGTACGAGTCCCAGAAGAAGGCGACGTTCATGGAGTCGTTCGACGCCATCGCCGAGAACTTCACGGACATCTTCGAGCGCCTGTCGAACGGGACGGGGCACCTCCAGTTAGAGAACCCCGACGACCCCTTCGAGGAGGGCCTGACGATGAAGGCCCAGCCGGGCGACAAGCCAATCCAGCGCCTCGACGCCATGTCCGGCGGCGAGAAGTCGCTGACGGCGCTCGCGTTTATCTTCGCCATCCAGCGGCACAACCCCGCGCCGTTCTACGCGCTCGACGAGGTGGACGCCTTCCTCGACGCCGCGAACGCCGAGCGCGTCGGCCAGATGGTCGACGACCTCGCGGGCGACGCCCAGTTCGTCGTCGTCTCGCACCGCTCTGCGCTCCTCGAACGCGCCGAGCGCGCTATCGGCGTGACGATGCAGGGCGACAACGTCAGCGCGGTCACGGGTATCCAGTTCGGCGGCGACGGCGAGGCTGGAAGCGACGGCGGTGACGGCCGCGACGCGGACGGTCCGGGCGGAGACGACGGCGGAAGCGGCGACGGCAGCGACGACGACGGTGACGACGCGGACGGTGGTGACGGCGGCGAGGCCGACGCGGACGTGGAAGCGGAGGTTCCGGCGGATGACTGACGACATCCCCGAACTGAACCTCTCTCGCGGGCGCGGCGAGCGAGACGGAAGCGACGGCGACGACGATGACGACGGGGTCTTCTCGTTCGCCGGCGACGACGCCGCGCCCGACTCCGAGGCAGACGCCGCCCCCGCCGAACCCGACGCGATGGACGAGGTCCTCCCGGAGGACGTCTCCGAGTCGGACGACGACGAGGTCGAACCGGTCGAACTCCTCGTCCAACTCGCCAAGGAGGGAACCATCGACCCGTGGGACATCGACATCGTGGAGGTCACGGACGCGTTCCTGAACCGCCTCGACGCGATGGACCTCCGGACGACCGGCCGGGCGCTGTTCTACGCGAGCGTCCTCCTGCGCATGAAGTCGGACGAACTCCTCGCCCCGGACGAACCCGACGAGGAGGAACTCGAACCGTGGGAACTCGCCTTGGAGAGCGGCGGCGACGAGGGCCACCCCGGCGACGACGGCGAGGGGCCTCCCGGGTTCGACCCAATCGACGCGCTGGAAGACGAGATGGACCGTCGGCTCGAACGCAAGCACGCCCGCGGGTCGCCCGAAACGCTGGACGAACTCGTGCGCGAACTCCGGGAGGTCGAACGCGGGTCGTGGTGGAAGCGCCGCCGAGAGTACGACACCTCCGAGTCGCCCCGCGGCTTCTCCCGCGGGACGCAGACGCTCGACTACCACACGCCCGGCGAGATGCGCGGCGCGGGCGAACCCACCGAAGACGACGTGACCGGGACCGCCCACAACGAGGACATCGAGGCGGTCGTCGAAGCCGTCGGCGACGTGCTCGCCACCCACTACGAGAAGGGCCGCGACGAGGTGCTGTTCGCCGAGATACGCGACGTGGCCGACACCGTGATGACGACCTATCTCGCGCTCCTGTTTCTGTCCCACCGGAGCACGGTCTACCTCAAGCAGGACGACCTGTTCGGCGACCTCTGGATTCGGAACCCCGAGGTGTTCGACGCCGACCCCGGCGCGGGGTCGGACGCGGATGCAGACGCTGAGGTTGCCGACGATGCGGACGCCGAGGTGGCTGACGGCGGTGACGACGCCGACGACGCCGACAGCGACGACCCCGAACTCGAAGCCGAGGCCATCGCGGACGACTAGCTATTTTATCGGGCCCGCCGTCACTCTCGGACGTGCCCCATCCGACCCTGCTCTCCAGCACGCTCCGACGACTGACGGTCGCGGTCTCGCTCGTCACGTCGACGCTGTTCGCGGCGCTCGCGGCGGCTATTTTGTTCCCCCAGTCGGCCATTTGGACGTGGGCGCTCCTGTTTTTCGTCCCCATCTTCTGGCTGCACTGCTACTTTCCCGGCTACGTCTCGTACAGTCCGACCGCGTTCGGTCGCGTCCGCGAGGTGGTCACGTCGCCGCGGGCGGTCCGCGAGTGCGTCGTCTGCGGCGAGGCCGACGACCGGGGCGTCGCCCGGGCGTTCAGCACGCAGTTCGTCGTCGCGGGCATCCCGCTTTCGACGACCGACCGCGGGGAAAACGAGTACTGCACGCGCTGTCACGGGGTCGAGTTCTCACCGACCGATGAAGCGGCGCGTGGCGAACGCGAGGCCGGGGAGTCGGAAGGCGACTCGGGCAAATCCGCAGAACTGAACGACTGAGACCGGCTCAGTCGACGTATTCGTCGATGAGTGGCGCGAGCTTTGCTTTCGTCTCGGCGGGGATGGCCTCGTCGGGCGTGTTGATGGTCCCTTCGAGCGCGGAGTGACTGTCGGTCTCGTGGCCGTCGGGAATCTTGTGGATGGCGGCCTCGACGGTCTCCTTGATGGCCTCCTCGTTGGCGGCGGCGTTCTTCAGCACCTCGTCGAGGGTGACTTCGCTGTCGTCCTTCCAGACGTCGTAGTCGGTGACGCCGGTGATGGTCGCGTAGGCCATCTCGGCCTCGCGGGCGAGTTTGGCCTCGGGGATGGTCGTCATGCCGATGACGTCCCAGCCCTGCGCGCGGTAGTGTTCGCTTTCGGCCTTCGTGGAGTACGACGGCCCCTCGATGCAGACGTAGGTGCCGCCCTCCTGGACCTGGGCGTCGGTCGCCTCCTCGGCGGCCTCGGCGAGGATGGAGACGAGTTCCTCGTCGTACGGCATCGCGAAGGGCTGGTGGACGACGATGCCCTCGTCGAAGAACGTCAAGGGGCGGTGTTTCGTGCGGTCGTAAATCTGGTCGGGGACGACGAGCGTCTGCGGCGGCAGGTCCTCTTTGAGGCTGCCGACGGCGTTGCTGGCGAGGACGTGGGTGACGCCGAGCTGCTTCAGCGCGAAGATGTTCGCGCGGTAGGGGAGCGTCGTCGGCGAGTGCTGGTGGTCCGGGCCGTGTCGCGGGAGGAAGACGACCTCGCGGCCGGTGTCACCGAACTCGCCGACGACGGGCGTCGTCGAGGGTTCGCCGAACGGCGTCTCGACGGGTTCCTCGCGGGTGTTCTCCAGCGGGAGCGCCTCGTAGATACCGCTGCCACCGATGAATCCGATTTTCATACTCGAAGGTCGGGGAGGGCGCACAAAATCGTGGCGAAACGGGCGCTACACCACGAAGCCGTGGTTCAAGAGGTAGATGAGCACCGAGAGCGCGGGCACGCTGAGGAGCGTCGTCGCGAAGACGGCCGCGGAGACGAACTCGGCGAGCGAAGTGGCCGACCCGGCCCCCGAGGCGTCACCGAACTCCGCGACGAGGATGAGCGGCGTGACCGCGGCGGGCATCGCGGATTCGAGGACGAACGTCCGCGCGACCGTCGGGTCACCGAAGCCGGCGACGAGCGCGACGCCGACCGCGACCGCGGGCGCGACGACCATCTTGAGCGCGGCGACGACGCCGACCTCCGAGAGCGTCGAGCCGAGGTCGGCCCCCGCGAGTTGGATGCCGAGGATGAGGAGCATCATCGGAATCGACGAGTCGCCGACGAGCCTGAGCGTCTCCATCGCGGGGACGCCCGTCGGCGGGACGACGCCGAGCCAGCGTGCCGCGAGCGCGGCGACGACGGCGTAGACGAGCGGGATTCGGACGATGCGTTCGAGGCCGACGCGCCACCCCGGCGGGGCGTCGTCGCGGTCGTCTCCGCGTCCGGCGATATACACGCCCAGCGTGTAGATGAGGACGCTCTGGACGGCGAGGTAGACGACGGCCGTCGAGCGGCCGGTATCGCCGAAGGCAAAGGAGCTGACGGGGATGCCGTAGTTCCCCGAGTTCGGGAAGGCGGCGACGAGGACGAGCGCGCCGAGGAGGGGGTCGGAAATCCCCGCGAGTCGGGCGACGCCGCCCGCGACGAGGAGCATGGCGACGTGGTAGGCGACGACGCCGGCGGTGAGGGCGGCCAGCGTCTCGCCGGCGAGTTCGGTCGTTGCGAGGCTGTAAAACACGAGGACCGGCGCGAGGACGTACACCGTGACCGTGTTGAGCGGTTCGGGGTCCACGTCGCGGACGCGACCGAGGAGAAAGCCCACCGCGCCGATGGCGAGAATCGGCAGGAGCGCGCCGGCGAAGATAGAAAACAGCGACATGCGCGTGCCGAAGCGCGTCACGCAAACGAACGTTTCGCTTCGAGCGAGTCCCGACGGAACTCGGACGCAGGCGGCCGGAGAGACAGCCGAAACTGGGTGTCGAAGCGGACCCGAGAAGGAGCGCGAGATCGAACGAAGCCGGGCGGACCGAAAGCGCCGGTTTCAGGCCCCAACACCGTCGTTTTCGAGGAGGCGCCACGCGCCGTCGCCGGTGGACTCGACGTAGCCGCGGCGCTCCATCTCGGACATGACTTCCGGCATCCGGTCGGGTTGGGCGATTTCCATCTCGATGCGGTCCACGTCGTGGAACTCCGCGAGGTAGTGGCGGATGTCTTCGAGTTCGAACGTGTCGTCGTCGGCTTTCGCCATGACGCCCGAGGTGAGGTCTATCATGTCCTCGATGAAGTTCCACGGGTAGACGACCCACGCCCACTCTTCGAGGCGCTCGCCGACGTAGTCGGGTTCGAACTCGCTGGTCTGGAGGAGTTGGAGCGTCGCGGTCCGGACCTCGCCCGCGTTGCGCTCGTTGACGTACTCGTGTGCGCGCTTGATGGAACCGCCGGTGTCGGCGATGTCGTCGATGATGAGCACGTCCTTGCCCTCGACGCTGCCTTCCGGCATCGGGTAGCGGACCTCCGGCTCGTTCGACTTCTGGGCCGTCCCGACGTAGTGTTCCATCTTCAGGCTCGTCAGGTCGTCCAGCCCGAGGAAATCGCAGATACACCGGCCCGCGAACCAGCCGCCGCGGGCCAACGCGACGATGACGTCGGGTTCGAACTCGGACGTTTTGACCTCGTCGGAAACGTCGCGGCAGAGGCCGTAGATGTACTCCCAGTTCGTGATAGTACAGTTAAACTCGTCGGGGAGGTCGCCCATATCTTCCGTTCACCGTGCGTACTGCCGCGCCTGACGCCCTTTAATCTGTACGACTCGCCCCGCCCGTGTGTCGGCGTGCCAAAACCGCCCGAACCGACGTTATTCGGTGACTAACCGGAGAACCAGACGTTCAGGCGGATACTAACGCATGTTAACAAGGAACATAGTTATATCGAGTGCCGGAGTATGCGGATTTGTAGGTGAAACAGAATGCACACGTGTGGTAACTGTGGTGAGTTCGTCTCCCGCGATTTCGTCCGCGTCTTCGGCAACGACATGGACGAGGTCGTCGGGTGTCCAGCCTGTATGAACATGCGCGAAGTGATGCAGGGCGACGGCGCAGCTCAAACGAGCGGCCGCGTCCGGTGGACCCGCGCGTGAATCGGCCGATATCGACCGGCCCGCGCTCCTCTCCTTTTCTCCAACTTCTCGCGTAATCCGGCGGCCGACCCGCTGGTTTGATACATCGCCGTGTAGTGCGCCTTTCCATGGATAGCCGACGCGCCCTCCTCGTCGACGCCTTCACGACCGAACCGCTGTCCGGTAACGCGGCCGGAGTCGTCCCCGACGCCGACGGACTCGACGCGGAACAGATGCGCGCCCTCGCCGCCGAACTCGGCGCGAGCGAGACGGCGTTCGTCTGCTCGTCGGCCGCCGCGGACCGCCGCATCCGCTATTTCACGCCCCAACAGGAAGTCGACCTCTGCGGCCACGCGACTATCGCGGCCCACGCCCACCTCGCGGCCGAACGCGACCTCGAACCGGGCACGCACACCTTGGAGACGAACGTCGGCACCCTCGACATCGAACTCGGTGACCTCGGCGAGGTGTGGATGACGCAGGACGCCCCGACGGTCCGGCCCTTGGAGGTCGACTACGACCGCCTCGCGGCGGCGCTCGGCGTCGACGACGCCGCCCTCCGCGACGTGGGCGCTGACCTCCCCGTCGCGGTCGCCTCCACCGGGCTTCCCTTCCTCGTCGTCCCGGTCAACTTCCTCGAACACCTCTCGGCTGCGGACCCAGACGACGCCGCCATCGCAGACCTCGCCGCCGAACACGACGCGGCGGGCTTCTACGCCTACACCTTCGACGCCATCGACGGCGACTCCACGCTTCACGCGCGGTGTTTCGCTCCCGGCATCGGCATCTCCGAGGACCCCGCGACCGGAACCGCCGCCGGCGCGTGCGGCGCGTACCTCCGGCAGGTCGGCGCGTTCGACTCGATGCCCGACGAACTCCGATTCGAACAGGGCCACTTCGTGGACCGACCGGGAACCGTCCGCGTGCAGGTCGGCGCTGAGATACGCGTCGGTGGCCGCGCGGTGCAGTCGTTCGACGGCGAAATCGTCGTCCCGGAGTTCGCGGACGACGACATCATCGAAGCCTGAACGTCCGGTCTGAAAACGAGACGGTCCACGACGGCCGGAGCGGCCTCAGCCGATGTACCGGAGGTCGTCGTCGCTGGCGATGCTCCCCTGCTGTTGCTGTTGCATCTCCTGAATCTTCGCGGCGACTTCCTTCATCTCCTCTGCGCGCTCTTCGAGCGACTCGAAGTCGACGCTGAACTGGAGGAGGTCCTGTAAGACTTCGATGACGACTTGCGCGCTCTGGGGGTCGACGAGGTAGCCGCTCGTCTCGCCCATCAGGCAGGTCGCGTCGAGGCCGCGGCGGCCGCCGAGGCCGAGAAGGAGGCCGGAGACGCCGACGACGCCGCCGGCGGGTTCGCCCTCGCGGAACTCGATGCCCGCCTCGTCGAGTTCGTCGAGGCGGGACTCGTCGGCGACGGCTCCGAGGACCGACGGCTCGTCGACGAGTTCGCCGGTCGGGACGCCGCCCAGCGCGAACAGGCGCTCGACGCCGAACTCCTCGCCGATGTCGAGGAAGGTGTCGGTGAGGTGGTAGTGGCCCTCGTTCGACTGCGCCTGGTGGTCGCCCGTGAGAAGCAGCAGGTCCGGTCCCTCGCCGGGCGTCTCGACGGCGTGAATCGCGACGTGGGTCAGCTCGGCGACGCCCTCGTCGATGCTCACCTGCGGCGGGAACGCGTCGGCGTAGACGCGGCGGACCAGCGTGGCCTCCTCGAACTCCTCCAGCAGGTGCTCGACGGCGAGTTTGCCGACGTTGCCGACGCCCGGCAGCCCCTCGATGAGGACCGGGTCGGTGAGGTCGACCTCCTCGACAGCCTCGATTTCGATGTCGTCCATGCACGTAGTGGCGGCCGCGCCGGTTAAGAGAGCGTCGGTAGCCGAAGACGGAGGCTACTCCGGCTCCTCGGCGAGGCGGCGCTTCCGCGCGCGGCGGTACTCGCCGTGGGGGTCCTCGGGATTGTAGGGTGCGGGCGCGCTGTTCTCGGTGGCGGCGCCGCACTCCGGACAGGTCTCAGAAAGCGAGTACACCGGGCGGTCGTGGCGGTCGCGCCACGCGCTGCACACCCGGATGTCTGATTTCATTCGATTACTCTTCGTCGCCGCTGCGTTCGCGGTGGTACTCCGCGGTGCCGCCCGCGGCCTCGATGGCTTCGCGGGCCCGCGCGACGCTCGATTCGAGCTCCGTCTCGGCGGTCTTGTAGTCGGGCGCTTTGACCTTGACGCGGTACTCGGGCGCGCCGACGTACGTGACCGACAGTTCGATTTCGTCGCCGATTTCGCCGTCGCCCTCGGCGGCCTTGAGGGCCTCCTTCACGTCGTCGACGCCGTCGCCAGCGGGCGAGCGCAGGTCGACGTAGCCGGTGACGTTGACGTAGGGGACCGACACGTTCTGACGCGCGGTCTCGACGATGGTTTCGAGTTCGTCGTCGTCGAGTTCGACGCCGTCGAGCGCCTCGATACCGTGAATCGCGGCCTGCTCGAAGCCGTCGTACAGCGACTCGAACTCCGCGAGCAGGGCGTTGGCGATGGACTGGTAGCGGTCGTCGGCGATGTCCTCGCCGAACGCCAGCGCCATCCACTTGTCGGCCTTCTGCTCGTTTTTCCACTCCTGAATCTTCTCTTTGCGCTGGTGCTCGTTGACGTCCTTAATCGAGAGGTCTATCTGCTGGGAACTCTCGTTGACTTCGAGCACTTTAGCGACGACTG contains these protein-coding regions:
- the smc gene encoding chromosome segregation protein SMC, giving the protein MHIKELVLDGFKSFGRPTRIPFYEDFTVVTGPNGSGKSNIIDGVLFALGLARTRGIRAEKLTDLIYNPGHADGSDEAPDKPKEASVTVVLDNSEGTLDRSQVVNAAGTDKVGGVEEITIKRRVKETPDNYYSYYYLNERSVNLSDIKDLLAQAGITPEGYNVVMQGDVTEIINMTPYQRRGIIDEIAGVAEFDEKKDAAFEELEAVEERVDEADLRIEEKEARLDQLADERETALTYKGLREEKEEYEGYLKAAELEDKRDDLSRTESRIESTEADLEDLQAELDERQGKVTRLEADLEDLTREIERKGEDEQLRIKSEMEEIKGDISRLENAIDAAEEKRDDAEAERRKAFVDIDRKQEQIDDLEDDIREVKVEKASVKSDIQSKRVELSEVQAEIDSVDTEFDELKSELAERKETLDELKDEKNDRQRAKDRLLDDARRRSNQISETRDELERARERIPELKATVSDLHSELDTAEKNEAKIDGVIEDLQAEKADLNDELSEVTDELQTKQSEYARLEARAGKDGDNSWPRAVTTILNAGISGVHGAVGQLGSVDGEYAKACETAAGGRLANVVVDDDGVGSSCIGHLKSRKAGRATFLPITKMDNRSLPREPDNPGVVDFARNLVDYDSQYESIFSYVLGSTLVVEDMETARDLMGDYRMVTLDGDLVERSGAMTGGSGGGSRYSFSKSGEGKLDRLAKEITKLEDRRRSLNEEIRDIDDDLDDARGRASDAADRVRTIEREIEDAEEDIEEAEAEIDRLEDRLDELQSERESVDEQMSDLDDEIADLDDEIETVEAEIEDIEAELADSEIPELTARADDIRADIDDLEDRMSTLDGRLNEIQLEKQYAEDAVDDLHDTIEAAQNRKAEARESISEAESTIEEREDDLEAKREAVAELEEELVDLKEDRTELQDDLREARSARDEKKDRVNAVESKLESMRSAAERLEWEIDELQSQVGDYDPDEIPDHDTVESEIERLTEEMEELEPVNMLAIDEYDDVKADLEALQERRDVLVEERDAIADRIDQYESQKKATFMESFDAIAENFTDIFERLSNGTGHLQLENPDDPFEEGLTMKAQPGDKPIQRLDAMSGGEKSLTALAFIFAIQRHNPAPFYALDEVDAFLDAANAERVGQMVDDLAGDAQFVVVSHRSALLERAERAIGVTMQGDNVSAVTGIQFGGDGEAGSDGGDGRDADGPGGDDGGSGDGSDDDGDDADGGDGGEADADVEAEVPADD
- the mtnP gene encoding S-methyl-5'-thioadenosine phosphorylase encodes the protein MKIGFIGGSGIYEALPLENTREEPVETPFGEPSTTPVVGEFGDTGREVVFLPRHGPDHQHSPTTLPYRANIFALKQLGVTHVLASNAVGSLKEDLPPQTLVVPDQIYDRTKHRPLTFFDEGIVVHQPFAMPYDEELVSILAEAAEEATDAQVQEGGTYVCIEGPSYSTKAESEHYRAQGWDVIGMTTIPEAKLAREAEMAYATITGVTDYDVWKDDSEVTLDEVLKNAAANEEAIKETVEAAIHKIPDGHETDSHSALEGTINTPDEAIPAETKAKLAPLIDEYVD
- a CDS encoding amidohydrolase; the encoded protein is MTDDRVAALKARVCDAIDDRADEIIDFAKDVQAEPELGYKEVKTTEKVVSLFEDLDLDVETELAITGARARAGSGDFVAAVLGELDALVNPDHPMADPETGAVHACGHNAQLANLVGTAFGLVGSGVVDDLDGAVEFVAVPAEEYLDLDYRRGLLDAGDIEFFGGKQELIRRGYVDDWDAAAMMHAGSDTPERTITSDFSTNGFVGKFVTYRGTEAHAGAAPEEGVNALNAAMLGMNAVHAQRERFRDEDHVRVHPIITRGGDGVNVVPAEVTMESYVRAASVEAVADANESVNRALASGAMGVGGDVEIEDYPGYMPLRTDETIVAFYDENARDIVGPDAVTPGTPHLSGSTDMGDITQLVPGIHPWTGGFEGAVHARDFRVVDEEMAYVIPAKLTACTLVDLLTSPEAMAAVREAKAEKRSREEYLDAVRSLRATTTESYRD
- a CDS encoding AEC family transporter; the encoded protein is MTRFGTRMSLFSIFAGALLPILAIGAVGFLLGRVRDVDPEPLNTVTVYVLAPVLVFYSLATTELAGETLAALTAGVVAYHVAMLLVAGGVARLAGISDPLLGALVLVAAFPNSGNYGIPVSSFAFGDTGRSTAVVYLAVQSVLIYTLGVYIAGRGDDRDDAPPGWRVGLERIVRIPLVYAVVAALAARWLGVVPPTGVPAMETLRLVGDSSIPMMLLILGIQLAGADLGSTLSEVGVVAALKMVVAPAVAVGVALVAGFGDPTVARTFVLESAMPAAVTPLILVAEFGDASGAGSATSLAEFVSAAVFATTLLSVPALSVLIYLLNHGFVV
- a CDS encoding DUF7518 family protein, producing MSNRVEELESKVAELQAAVNGLTEELVETKERLRQLEDANDVQVPSRAATRRGDWETEDQADAEAAAAEPADADETSPADADETKPDEADETDEGDGEAPDDDIIVA
- a CDS encoding segregation and condensation protein A → MTDDIPELNLSRGRGERDGSDGDDDDDGVFSFAGDDAAPDSEADAAPAEPDAMDEVLPEDVSESDDDEVEPVELLVQLAKEGTIDPWDIDIVEVTDAFLNRLDAMDLRTTGRALFYASVLLRMKSDELLAPDEPDEEELEPWELALESGGDEGHPGDDGEGPPGFDPIDALEDEMDRRLERKHARGSPETLDELVRELREVERGSWWKRRREYDTSESPRGFSRGTQTLDYHTPGEMRGAGEPTEDDVTGTAHNEDIEAVVEAVGDVLATHYEKGRDEVLFAEIRDVADTVMTTYLALLFLSHRSTVYLKQDDLFGDLWIRNPEVFDADPGAGSDADADAEVADDADAEVADGGDDADDADSDDPELEAEAIADD
- a CDS encoding phosphoribosyltransferase, translated to MGDLPDEFNCTITNWEYIYGLCRDVSDEVKTSEFEPDVIVALARGGWFAGRCICDFLGLDDLTSLKMEHYVGTAQKSNEPEVRYPMPEGSVEGKDVLIIDDIADTGGSIKRAHEYVNERNAGEVRTATLQLLQTSEFEPDYVGERLEEWAWVVYPWNFIEDMIDLTSGVMAKADDDTFELEDIRHYLAEFHDVDRIEMEIAQPDRMPEVMSEMERRGYVESTGDGAWRLLENDGVGA